The following nucleotide sequence is from Acyrthosiphon pisum isolate AL4f chromosome A2, pea_aphid_22Mar2018_4r6ur, whole genome shotgun sequence.
ctttcgtaaaaaaaaaaaaaaagcaacgACTAATGTTACTACATTCATGTTTGACGTTACACTTACCTTTAGCGGACTATCTTGGACGGCACATGCTCCTATAAACGCTACAATAACAGCTACCAAATTTACGGTTAACTGAAACTGTAAAAACTTAGCAATGCTGTCGTACACATTACGACCCCACATAACTGCTTTAACAATACTACTGAAGTTGTCATCTGTCAAAATAATATCTGAAGCTTCTTTAGCTACATCTGTTCCAGCAATACCCTACAAAAACCAACATACGAGTACATTAAGTGaacgattaaaatttaatttaaaaataacactgaGAATTATTCAAACTTTTGTAATCCTATTAATatcttatagtttattttttacgtgTTTTTACTTGtccaaaatgtatacaatattttaaaagttacatttattatatatgattttttttaattttctattaccAGACATTTAAGCATAAGATATGAATCGTTAAGTTATTAAAGTACCCTAGTAAGTTATATATCAAAGTTGGgtagattttttaattgaacaatACAATGTATACGAGTACAATAGtgtatagatattaattatgaaaacataaaggaataaaatcaatgtaatatctacataattatatttaagataatagTGTGGATGACtagaatttatttaacattataattgggAATATAATATTGCAGCAAGATCTAAATAGTGTAAATAGATCTTGTTTTTCCTAAATTAATTGccaatgtaaatttataaaaaatcatatggACATTGGACATTCTTAATCTTTTAGACACTTCATTTAGGGCTAGAGCATTTTTTAGCACAAAAATATGTCTTACATTAAAAACTCTCACGctctgtagaattgtcggattttttttttattcataagaaTAGAACATTTTGCAAGTCAGATCAAAGcctgattttcaaaattataatattatagtagctaAAAGATACATCTGAATAATGCACAGtatttgttctttttcaaacgtatttttctacgactatttaaagtaaaatgaaaatttggcATTTGATCCGAAAATGTTCTctccttttaaataaaaaaaaaataacaaaatctgaCTATTGAACAgagcgtgagagtttttcctgtaaagtcattttcgttgatataatacaccgtatcacGGTATTAGTAATaccccccctccccctaaaTAGGTTCCTAactgtagattagtggaaaagtattataattaatgtagtaactgaaatatgaaatatattatataatttaaaattttataaaatttcggaaaattgaaaaatcaggcaccgacacccttaaacaattataaacgaCTGTCGcacgattattaaaataaataatagttaatattaaaaaccaaccCATTTACTTTGTTTAAATAACCAAACAACAAACCGTTAAAAATCATAGAAGTAACAGAAATTGTTAACAACTAATAAATAGTTGcgagtttttgataaaatatatagttattacttattattatttttaacttttactatacaattatttatatttaataccatgGCAAATCCAACATCAGCTATTTTCAATGCAGGACCATCATTGGTACCGTCACCGGTCACTGCCACTACCTCACGACATTCATTCACTTTACTGTCAATAATACCCTTTACCAGTGTGTATTTATCTGTTGGCGATGACCTAGCCAATACTCTCAATTTAGGCCACACATTATCCAATAAATGCTGTTGAACCTGTAAAAACAAAACCATTTAAtacatagtttattaaaatcaaaatagcaAATTAAGCTAACTTTGCCATTAGCATCACGAATTCGTTGATTAAATTCTTTTCCTTCCAATACAAGCCAGTCTTCGCCAGTTTTATATATACCACACTTTGTGGCAATTGATCGGGCCGTGTTCACATTATCTCCGGTAACCATACGCACAGTAATACCTGCTCGCTGACATTTTCTTATAGCTTCAGGCacctaaatttaaattctaagtaAATAACACATTTTCTTTAAATGGCCATAGAGAATGTGTACATTTTACCTCCGGTCGAACGGGATCTTCAATTCCTACAACACACAGTGCAGTGAGGTCGCACACTATATTTTCTTCAGATTCCCAATCAGGTTCACCTTCATAATGCACTTGGTTGGGTGAATCGGTTTTTCCTGGTATGAAATCTTTGAACGCAACAGAAATAGTACGAAGACCATTAGAACCCATGGGTTCAATGACATTTCTCAACAAACGGTCTTGCATTTCACATGTGAATTTCTCCAATTGACCATCACGACCATAGATATACGAACATTTTTTGATTACGATTTCGGAGGCACCTTTAGTAAATAATCTGTAACCACCGCCTTCTCTTGGAATGACTGTACTCATGGACTTCCGTACagagttaaatgtatatacatgtgTTAACATTTCTTCGGGTATATCGTCCCGccatgtttgataatttttaccaaGAGCAAGAATAAATCCTAGAAGTGCACACTCAGTTTTGTTACCGACTTGATTAGGTAGTTCACTGGTTGGATCGTCGGGTGGCATAATTTTAGACGTGTAAGCTGAATTAATAGATATTGCTTCCATTAATAAGTTTCCAACATTCGATGGTATCGATGCAAATTGAGGCACTGTTTTACTAAGAACTTCACAGATGTAAGACTGGACAACTGTCATTcggtttgttgttaatgtaCCGGTCTTATCAGAACAAATGACAGTAGCATTACCCATAGTTTCACAAGCGTCCAAATGTCTAACCAAATTGTTATCTTTCATCATTTTCTACatagtttacaaaataaatattaacaataattaaaaatacaatgcaacgtttatgttttaataaacaccaatgatacaatgataatatCTCAATGATATAAATTACCTTGACTGAGTATGCCAAAGACAGAGTAACAGCGAGAGGAAGTCCTTCAGGAACAGCCACCACCAAGACAGCGACACCAATAATAAGGTGGCGAACAAATTCACCAACGTAGTGATTTTTCCACTGTTTTTGTTGTATGACAAATGTATggatacaaaattgaattactAATATAAGCACAGTGAGTACAGCGATCGTTGATCCTATAATGAAAATAGAATATGagttacatacaatttaaaagataACAATTGGCTTACTAACCAGCATATCCAATTTGAATGGCCAACTTTGTGAGTTTAGCTTGCAACACGGACTTGTCTTTTTTTGCTGGTTCTTCTGACTCGCCAGATTGTCCTCCATCTCCAGCACCATTTTCATCTGTTTCACCTCCCTTACCAATTAGTTTCATACTGATATCAGTGGCATTGCTGTTGATATTAGGTGGTACTTCATTAGTTAAGCTCTTCTTTGTCTTCAATTTTTTGGCttctattgataaaatatttaatttttatgaaactcaactattttaatatattaataagtttgaaaaaaaattttaattgatagtatcaataagaatatttaaattatttaggagTAAAATTCTATgcatattactaataaatacaaaatacacggattgtctaataaaaataaaatatcgatgacaaataaattaaggatatcttaaaaaatgcatatccCAGTCACTGATAACTAAGTTAGCAAGGTGAATTTCAACgtgtcaaatatatttttaagttagtaTAAAATAACTTGATAAAAGTTTGTACATGTCATCATATCTCTTTGAACTttctacatattaaaaaaaaatgtataaaactacaCAATTATATATGATTTTCCGAGGATTTTTCATATATgcagaaatgtatttttataactataccaAGTTTGAACGAGATCATACAGCTTACTTTTCCATTGTTTCTTAATTTCTTCGTGTTGTTGATTTACAGCCGCGCCTAAGAGTGTGAAAATTATTCCAGACTGAGAATTTATACCCACTGCAGTGACCAACATTTTTCCGCTGCCTTCCATTACATGGGttccttaaattaaaaaaatatattgagattcttttacaacaaaaaaccaAAGTAATCATACCTGATAAGACCATGGGATCGAATGGTTCTCCTTTTTTGACGGAGTCCGACTCACCAGTTAAAGAAGATTCATCAACTTTCAAATCGTTACTTTGAATTAGCACACCATCGGCTGGTAGCAAATCTCCGTATTTAATCTGTATAATAATGACGACGTTTggttactatttaatatttatattaactcgTCATTGGTTAAAGATTCCCAAACAAGGCAGCGGTGGCGGTAAATTGTGTCCTGACCCATTAACAGCTACCACCATCACTGCAGTGGGTGGGTACCTTAAGTCATCTAAGTACAATTACCTGGCAAATGTCACCAACTACTATTTCTTCTACGGAAATTTGTCGCAGTTCGCCCTGTCTGATGACATTAAATTTGTGTTCACCTTCGATACGGTTTTGAAGACCACGGAACTGTTTTTCTTTCGTATAATCATTAAACGCTGTTACAATAACGACCACTACGACGGATATTAATATGGCTAATCCTTCAATCCATCCATGTTTTACTTCATCGTTCTCTACATCAATTGCTACGATGATGAAATTGTAGTAttagattatatataaaaaaaacaaaaactatatacAGAGAATTtccagaaaaaaatttacattctTCGTCAGCAGGTTTGTAAAGTGATAATCCCAATGATACGAGAGCagcaatttctaaaataattagagTGACATCATGCAAAGCTTCCCATACGAGTTGCATGAACGTCTTTGCAGGTTTAGTGGGTATGGTATTTGAGGAAAACGTCGCTTTCCTGTGCTCTAGATCAGCTGTAGATCCACTTAATCCTACAAAAAGTAATTGGATAACAGTAtagaatcaaaattatattaatttttttacacgcgacaacattttgtttaaaattaaataattaccttcACTAGGTGAAGTGTAGAGTTTCGTGCAAATACTATGAACGCCACCCAGTTTGGTTAGTTTAGCCACACCTTCCTCATTTCTACTACAGCTCATAAGCTCTTGTAATTCTTGAAGTGTAACTCCATATTGGGCGGGCCGCCCATCTATTGTGGCCATTTAACCTGTTTTGTAATAGTTATATGATAAGACTAgggttttaaaatgtcatgaaaatgtttattatatctaaaactTTATAGATTTGAGACATCTAAATCAAGCTTAAAATTCGACTGAATAACAGTTTTCATTTAatgttttcaatccttagctatagaagttgaatattttatcaattttaacagaaaaataattttagattctgagcggagcgatgaatgaattgatattacaatgaaatgtatttttaaaattttttttgtgtctgtgtacacgataggtagtcgaaataatgcttcaattttcaacttcagtatattgttcgatgggaaagtgaatctagttgatacattgaggagatcaaaatttaaaattcccaatagtttttcaaaagcgtcggggaaaacaacataaaaattaatgaaaaacgagaatagttttcgataaaatcgattttggtttttggtgtaactctaaaataaatgaccgtaaatacatggaatttcactggttgtttatattcccAATTTtcaatatacgataaaattttcaaattattttgtttattttgaactgtttacagacattttcagtatccaaatttattagttttttttctacgaatgtcaataaaattgtattagttgggtaaaaatattgataactcatgaatgcaaggctcctaatatattgttacaatgacatttgaaatataacattaaaaatccagtcacaattttttttttataagcatttaaaattcaaatcttgacaaaatacgtaaaagacacaaacatttgaaaattattttaagttagaaattcataaaactttttctttttaaatctaagatttgaaaatataatacaaaattcatcatgaatttttctacctttaccaaaaaaaaaaaaaaatgttcacaattaaatcaaattaaatttttatgagcgtttgatgttcatatttttacaaaaatggtATATACACTCGATTTCACATGTAGcgatttctttattttgttgtaattcaaaaacgaataactgtagatacatgaacattttactgaatatttatataataattttctatacatcaaaaaatgttaaaaatattttgactttttttgagctgtttatggaagttgtcagttttcaatttttcttgtttttttctataattatcaataaaattttatttgttgggccaaaaagcgtgaaattttaatataagtctCCTGAAATATTGCataaatagcagttgaaaaatattaaaaatacagttataatttttttttgtaagcacttaaagttctattttttacaacatttatcaaatttaaaaatgttcaaattgtacctatagctaaggattgaaaacttacaacaagATTCGACGGAAATAGGTTTTTCTGTAAccgaaaaatctcaaaaatataaatccagttttttatatggttattttatgttcaaatttggaagaaattacatattaaacaaacaagaataacgattttatagttattttgttgtatttttatgatattaattcaacttatcggttaccgtattaataataagtaataacaatataaatataatatcaaatattcacactgacaaaccgtcacaaCATCAAtggcattatattattgaattcgatTATAAtgccatccattatacaatgactcaaATAGTTTAAAGGTCTATGGGTGCCATGGACCAGATATACTGAACTGGTATCGTCATGGTCGTAGGGTAATAAGGAACGGTTCTCAAATGTTTTGACACACGCCCATTCATAAATACAAGcagtgttataaaaaatacttttaaaaaagtatttaagtaattactcaaatacttgtaaaataaagtatttaaaataccacccacccaaatactataaaatgttagttagataaatagttagaagtatttgaaataatcgtaaaatacaaaaaaaaaattatatttagttctgatataatttgtcataatcaaaaatttgtttattgcattttaataacATGACTATCGTTCAATAATCAAAATTCTGATCAGTCATGTTAGTTCTTTTAGATTCtcagcggagcgatgaatgtattgattttacaatgatgtgtttttttttttttttgtgtgtctgtcatcacccaTTACgacaataaaaatgcttagattttcttcaacagtatctattttctgataggaaaatgaatctagttagtactttgggaagtcaaaagtaaaaatgtctcagtagttttctaaagcgccgtgaaaaacataagaaaaattaaggaaaaccgaaaaacggaaatttgtacgtaaaatctgttttggaaaaaatcgattttggtttttggtgcaactcttgcacaaatgaccgtaggtatatgaaattgtgactgaatgtttatattagcattttctatataccataacattttccaaatattttgacttattttgagctgtttacggacattttcagtttcatttttttttagtttttttctctataaatatcaataaaatattatttgttggttaaaaaagcttgaaaaattaatagaagggccctagtatattgttttaaaattttaaagacagatgaaaaaaattaaaaatctagtctttttttttataagcatttaaagttcaaatattgacaaaatacgtaaaaattacaagaaattcataaaaaattttctttttaaatttaagatttgaaaatgtaatacaagatttctcagaagtttgtctacctttgtaaaaaaaaaaaaatgtacaagaaagccaaattaaatttttatgagcgtttgaaattcatatttttacaacatttagtattcactcgatttctcatgtaatgatttacttattttattgtatttgaaaaacgaatgactgtagatacttgaaaatttcactgaatgttgatattttcattttctatacaccataaaattttgaaaacactttgactctttttgggctGTTTACAGATAtaattgtcagttttaaatttttttagttttttttttttctataaatatcaataacattttatttgttgggtagaaaagcgtgaaaattgaatacaaggctcctgatatattgttacaatagcagttaaaaaattttttataaatacacgggcacaatttttttataaacattttaatttcaaattttgacaaaatgtattacatttaaaatttaataattattttctagttaaaaattcataaaatgttcaactatctagctaaggtttgaaaatttaaaacaagattccacataaataggttatatataaatttctatattcaccttaatatcatcaaatatcataggctgactgaccgctttcgctcagaatcgttattcttatacaatgataatatatcattgaattcaaatttaacaccatccattacagtgacccacttgtaacctactgtacagcagagtgacatccacttactcacatTTTTAGTGATAGTTCCACCACAAAAATGAAGTTTTCTCTACAGTACATCTAACCTATTAGAACTATTTGGATATACCCCATATCGTCATCGATCGTCATCGACGAtaaacgataatgataataatataatattgattaactaTTTTCTTGGTAAATAGGTagtactaataattagtaataatattttcgtattgtgaaataaattataaagttaagcAAAAgcttatttcataatattatatattttattttaataaggttATTCTGATACCGACGTACCGTAGTCGTCGACGATTGGAGAAAAAACATTTAACCAAACTACTATAATCGACGTAAACTGATATCGAATtgtccataaataataaattataaatatataatataatgttgttataaCGTTGAAGGATAAACACGACAgcacggttttttttattttacaagcattataagtaaaaacaaattaagatttaaaagaataaaaacaagtatttaaaatgccattcaaatacttcaaaataaaaagtattcaatacggaaaaaagtatttaaatacttttactgAAATACAttaactcaaatactttacaacactgAATACAAGTAGGGGTAAAAGCATTCATAGTAACAAACATTTAAGGACCACTGATAAGGTAATCGATACCAgtccagtatattatattattatcttagtccgtggtagaCGCTtcgacaaattaaatttgtatgtattaacaACTTGTGATACGTATATCTATGACGCAGGCagggatccagagcaaagatcttgGGAGgcccaactatttttttacaacacaaacacaaatataataaaatattatgctttactaaattttttttataatagtaggtataggtaatcaatgtgatcaataaattattgattatttaataaaatatattaaaaacaatgtgaaaaaagtttagattttgtttatttgttatttaatatattatatttatatttataaaaaaatatgtctggggaGCTTGGGCCCCTAGACCCGTCCCTGCGGTGTGATGTAGGCATTTCTCCAACTTGGTGAGCGGTGGAGTGGTGGTTAGTCCTCGGCGGCGACGGCAGTGGGAGTGGACCAATGAGTATCGGAGAAATGCTTACGTCACAGTACAAGGCTGGGTGGAGGGTGGCTGCTCGATTTGTTTCAAAACCGGAATGTTGTTGACATtcctatttaatttgttatggcTTAggtcataatatacaaatacaatggaCGGAGACATATCTCACCAGCTATATGTAAACAATTTGAAACACGTATTAGCGACGTGTCGCTGGTTGTGATGCGTTATCTGCGCATGCGCAACTATGCTCGCcgtatattaattatcactTGTATCACTGGTTATCATTTATGAATTTCCAGGAAGAACGCAGTTGTGTTAGCATAAATATGCGACGAGTATACACAAGCATGCGCAGATAGCACATCTTAACGATAGACTAGCTGCTTCTTCGAATATCGGGACACGGCTCCattcattgtatattatgacaaaGAGTGGAAGAAGGGAAAGAACGTGATTCGCGGGAGCGATAACGCTATAATACATACCAACACCACAATTCCTTATATAGTAACGGAAGGGAATATTGTGGCATttgcgataaaaataatatcacaaacaTCGGTGTGCGCGCGCTTCTGTACGCGGTAtcctgttttattttaaacgtttggCGTGTAACGCTTTTTCCCGCTCTCATTCGTTCCGATGGAACggaacgaaaacgaaaaaaaaaattccgacgataataataataaatgtcggAATAAACAGTGATCGGGTCGTATAGGTCCCTGGGTACCCGTCGCTTGTCGAGTGGTCGTTATTGCCCGTTTCCGTGCTACCCGACGACAACGCCGtacgtatatcataatattttgtgcgTACATATTATGTCTCGCCACAGGGGGTAATTATCATTAATCGAGTCATATCGGCTGTATCGCCTGTATAATGACTGGAAAATCCTTCGAGTCTTTGTGGAGGGGCGGGAGGAAGATGGCCGGGGGAATAAAAgacaaaaacacaatattttatcattataacaacATCCGTCTCGTCGGATTTGTTCGATCTCACCGTATTTTGGGTCGGCGTCACCGTCGTCGCGGGTACGTATGTTGCGTGTGGTCTCGTATGTGTGCGTCTTAAAacgaaatgtaaaaataatattattactgttttagTCTGTAACGCCGAATCGAATGACGGCACTAGAcgagtattaataatatattgtaacggGTCTACGATCGGTACACGAATGCTACCGTCGTTGTGATTGCGATACGCATGGACGCCGTCGGACAGGGTGCGCACTCGACGGAAGTAAAACATGCACTGTGACTGTGCACGACACCGGCCTGCAGCCTGCAACAGCTGCAGCTGgcgacttattagttattattacatgCATCGTTCAGTATCACAGCGTAGATACCGTACAGGATTTAAGATATCAACATGttcatacaatcataatatagacATTATCTCAAATAGTTAAATCGTGATACCATCACGGAACAAAATAGGAACGACACTCGATTAGCAGGTCGTCGGGTTCTTGTTCGTTAGGAGCGACACTCGTTCCGATGTACGAACCGccgaaaaataatatgaaaccaTCCCTCGCGGCGCGCACCGACCCGAGTTTATACCACGACGGACTGGCATCGAACAGTTTGGGCTAATTGGATTTAGCACTTGGTATACTTTTAATGTGATTACTGATTCAAACTACCTACTCTCTAAACGTTTATGATATACCTGTCTAAGAACAATTTGCTGATTTTTCGgtagtttttgaatatataagatacatattatgtttttaagatatacctatagtttCTTTAATCGTAAATGCGACGATTTGATGCATTcttttacctcatctgcccGAGTAACCAATGAAAAccgtttatatacctacgcaaataaccatttataaataaaaaaaaattgtttgatatccATCGTGATCCTTGTGTCACCTTTTTCAAGTGAGAATTTCGGAAAACTCTTACTTATAGTAAACCTGTCGTCGCCATGACAGAATAAGTGCCATAATATGTATCCCCCACTGACCGACAGAAACGCAcacgatcataataattatatcgtctttatattatttttacttaatcgttgtgtaataaataataattataatacctataatatatagataacgcCACGACATCGGTCAATATAGGCGGCCGGTGTCGCAACCAGTTCGGTCGTGAATGTCAAGgcgaaacattattataattacgtgCCGCGACGTCGccgtagttattttattgtaatattattattgagggTGCTAATCACAGAGTTTTTTGTAAATAGTAAGCTCCGAGGGCGCTAAGTGtgaattattagtaattaatattattacttgtgtAAGGCGGTAtcgccatataatattattattctttgggGCCGAAAGGGCTGCGCgctatataattattgagaCCATTGTAttgctgtaaattattataataccaattttttgaaaatgtcacgTGTCTAGTGTAAACCATCGTTTAGGCTCTACGTTGATCAATCTTTCAATCAACACATAtccgattatataatatatagatcataaatagtaaattggtaagaactaaaaaaaaagtgagtGCTGTCCCACATCCGGTATAAACAAAGTTTCTtttccaacaaatattatagattacaaatacattttagtggaaccattcaaaataaaagtaaatgtgaatcataaattaaaacgaaagttattattattattactatttaattactattatatcaaTCATATTCAATAAACGAAATTACAGGCCTGTGATAACTGAAATATGATACGTATGTTtgtgatgtaattttttccaaatatcttGAAAGTTCTGCATCGATAGTGGTGTCATCTTTCGTTGTAGTCTTGAAGATTCTGCTGGATTGTTTATCATATATGTAAATTGAATGTGTCCATAAggaaagttttaaaagtttccgatttattatcattaaaattgatgTTAAAGTcaccaaattgttataatttataaattataataatttttagtatgcAGATATTATCACACTGTTTCAAATCCTATCGCGTTATATCCGttttctattaggtacctagtataccAACCGTGACACACAAATAAATGTAATCACGGCAAAGGTAAAGCACTATATATGCAACAATCAGATAATTCTACGAgaacaatttcatgaaataaaaatgtttacgcgtcATGCTATAGGAGattataatatgcacctatATAAGGTGTAACCGAAAGTTTATgctttgtaaggaccgtggtatagatttcagtgtctggttgtgcatGGAATAAGCGTGATGTACACGCCCAGCACTTTTGAGGATTACCACTTTTTTCCCCGGCTCTATGGGGATCCCCATTCCCACTTTACGGTCCGCTAGACGGAAAAAAgtcgctttccaacgcttcaaccgtggtcgaaatCAAACTTTCGGTCCATGCGTGACAAAGAATATAAAACCTACGTACAAtgcaatacttatatattatatacttactatacatatatattttattaattataataattataaatgcataatatatgtagtGTAGCgatgtattatcaataattatattctctATATACGcatgatatttataatcaatctaTTGCGGACCGTCTCTACAACTTAACGctcccccttttttttttttgttcaatccTACCAATCGATCTAATAATGcgataatatttctgaaaactGATCAATTGGACTG
It contains:
- the LOC100166382 gene encoding plasma membrane calcium-transporting ATPase 1; the protein is MATIDGRPAQYGVTLQELQELMSCSRNEEGVAKLTKLGGVHSICTKLYTSPSEGLSGSTADLEHRKATFSSNTIPTKPAKTFMQLVWEALHDVTLIILEIAALVSLGLSLYKPADEESIDVENDEVKHGWIEGLAILISVVVVVIVTAFNDYTKEKQFRGLQNRIEGEHKFNVIRQGELRQISVEEIVVGDICQIKYGDLLPADGVLIQSNDLKVDESSLTGESDSVKKGEPFDPMVLSGTHVMEGSGKMLVTAVGINSQSGIIFTLLGAAVNQQHEEIKKQWKKAKKLKTKKSLTNEVPPNINSNATDISMKLIGKGGETDENGAGDGGQSGESEEPAKKDKSVLQAKLTKLAIQIGYAGSTIAVLTVLILVIQFCIHTFVIQQKQWKNHYVGEFVRHLIIGVAVLVVAVPEGLPLAVTLSLAYSVKKMMKDNNLVRHLDACETMGNATVICSDKTGTLTTNRMTVVQSYICEVLSKTVPQFASIPSNVGNLLMEAISINSAYTSKIMPPDDPTSELPNQVGNKTECALLGFILALGKNYQTWRDDIPEEMLTHVYTFNSVRKSMSTVIPREGGGYRLFTKGASEIVIKKCSYIYGRDGQLEKFTCEMQDRLLRNVIEPMGSNGLRTISVAFKDFIPGKTDSPNQVHYEGEPDWESEENIVCDLTALCVVGIEDPVRPEVPEAIRKCQRAGITVRMVTGDNVNTARSIATKCGIYKTGEDWLVLEGKEFNQRIRDANGKVQQHLLDNVWPKLRVLARSSPTDKYTLVKGIIDSKVNECREVVAVTGDGTNDGPALKIADVGFAMGIAGTDVAKEASDIILTDDNFSSIVKAVMWGRNVYDSIAKFLQFQLTVNLVAVIVAFIGACAVQDSPLKAVQMLWVNLIMDTLASLALATEMPTSELLLRKPYGRTKPLISRTMTKNIVGQAVYQLTVIFALLFAGDTMLDIPTGRGAEFGSEPTQHFTIIFNTFVMMMLFNEINARKIHGQLNVFRGLFTNPIFYGIWIATMVSQVLIVQYGKDAFSTKGLTLDQWMWCLLFGLGALLWAQIVTAVLTRKFLKLLSMKTRTNVLVAA